One part of the Anaeromyxobacter sp. Fw109-5 genome encodes these proteins:
- a CDS encoding ABC transporter permease yields the protein MHERAVAGGEAAAERSALAARPRAPEGAGGGHPAAPVFSVPAFALVLLGLMVSAALAPLATAFFGDRLSLPGPLATGLAALTAALAGAALGVAAAWVGRRIAFYELAAAFLLWAAGVAVVVAFLPGVRERSAALQALEAQGTLVLVLGLLGAGLLSATAVFVGSTLAYLAVGTGRLDASLSYELFVARSHLRLSPRTLAALFALVVTGLVPGIVLGLAWSLLRDARERRAYRRGELFVRPRMPATLLMTLISIGGVAIGVWALTVVLSVMSGFEADLKQKILGQNAHGMLLTYGQDELTDWRATRQRVLVVPGVEGATPILYNEVMLSAGQNLTGAIVKGIDVASVGTVTELPRSIEEGKLEWLEQPGRIPLPGRDERAAEGEGRPPARAGKTLPGIVVGRELARALRVFVGDQVNVVSPFGDLGPAGPQPKSRPFRVAAIFHSGMFEYDSKFAYVDLAEGQRFFGTGDSITAFELKVHDPDAARAVMGRVVFELGGWPYRARDWTELNRSLFSALQTEKVVMAVILGFIVLVATFTIVATLVMLVLEKRKEIGVLKSMGAGVPSIMKIFMAEGVIIGGVGTAFGLLLGYGTCLLVDKVGIPLDPEVYYISNLPVVIDPSQFALVALAALALSYLATLYPATKAARLNPVDGLRSE from the coding sequence ATGCACGAGCGCGCCGTCGCCGGCGGCGAGGCCGCTGCGGAGCGGAGCGCGCTCGCCGCCCGGCCGAGGGCGCCCGAGGGCGCCGGCGGCGGTCACCCCGCGGCGCCCGTCTTCTCCGTGCCCGCCTTCGCGCTCGTCCTGCTCGGGCTCATGGTCTCGGCGGCGCTGGCGCCGCTCGCCACCGCCTTCTTCGGCGATCGGCTCTCGCTCCCGGGCCCGCTCGCGACCGGCCTGGCCGCGCTCACCGCCGCGCTCGCGGGCGCGGCCCTCGGCGTCGCCGCGGCGTGGGTGGGGCGGCGCATCGCGTTCTACGAGCTCGCCGCCGCGTTCCTCCTCTGGGCGGCCGGCGTGGCGGTGGTGGTCGCCTTCCTGCCGGGCGTGCGGGAGCGCTCCGCGGCGCTCCAGGCGCTCGAGGCGCAGGGGACGCTCGTGCTCGTCCTCGGGCTGCTCGGGGCCGGGCTCCTCTCGGCGACCGCCGTGTTCGTCGGCTCGACCCTGGCCTACCTCGCGGTCGGGACCGGCCGCCTCGACGCGTCGCTCTCCTACGAGCTGTTCGTCGCGCGGAGCCACCTGCGGCTCAGCCCGCGCACGCTCGCCGCCCTCTTCGCCCTCGTCGTGACGGGGCTCGTCCCGGGCATCGTCCTCGGCCTCGCCTGGTCTCTCCTGCGCGACGCGCGCGAGCGCCGCGCCTACCGCCGCGGCGAGCTCTTCGTCCGCCCGCGCATGCCGGCGACGCTGCTCATGACGCTCATCTCCATCGGCGGCGTCGCCATCGGCGTGTGGGCGCTCACCGTGGTCCTCTCGGTGATGAGCGGCTTCGAGGCCGACCTGAAGCAGAAGATCCTGGGCCAGAACGCCCACGGCATGCTGCTCACCTACGGCCAGGACGAGCTCACCGACTGGCGCGCCACGCGCCAGCGCGTGCTCGTCGTCCCGGGGGTCGAGGGCGCGACGCCCATCCTCTACAACGAGGTGATGCTGTCGGCGGGGCAGAACCTCACCGGCGCCATCGTGAAGGGCATCGACGTCGCGTCGGTCGGCACCGTCACCGAGCTGCCGCGGTCGATCGAGGAGGGGAAGCTCGAGTGGCTCGAGCAGCCCGGGCGGATCCCGCTGCCGGGCCGCGACGAGCGCGCCGCGGAGGGCGAGGGGCGCCCCCCCGCCCGCGCCGGGAAGACCCTGCCCGGCATCGTCGTCGGGCGCGAGCTCGCCCGGGCGCTGCGCGTGTTCGTGGGCGATCAGGTGAACGTGGTCTCGCCGTTCGGAGACCTCGGCCCGGCGGGCCCCCAGCCGAAGAGCCGGCCGTTCCGCGTCGCCGCCATCTTCCACAGCGGGATGTTCGAGTACGACTCGAAGTTCGCCTACGTCGACCTCGCGGAGGGCCAGCGCTTCTTCGGCACCGGCGACTCCATCACGGCGTTCGAGCTGAAGGTGCACGACCCGGACGCCGCGCGGGCCGTCATGGGGCGGGTGGTGTTCGAGCTCGGCGGGTGGCCCTACCGGGCCCGCGACTGGACCGAGCTGAACCGGAGCCTCTTCTCCGCCCTCCAGACCGAGAAGGTCGTGATGGCGGTGATCCTCGGCTTCATCGTGCTCGTCGCGACGTTCACGATCGTCGCGACCCTCGTCATGCTCGTCCTCGAGAAGCGCAAGGAGATCGGCGTCCTCAAGTCCATGGGGGCCGGGGTGCCGAGCATCATGAAGATCTTCATGGCCGAGGGCGTCATCATCGGCGGGGTCGGGACCGCGTTCGGCCTGCTGCTCGGCTACGGCACCTGCCTGCTCGTGGACAAGGTCGGCATCCCGCTCGACCCGGAGGTCTACTACATCTCCAACCTGCCGGTGGTGATCGACCCTTCGCAGTTCGCGCTCGTCGCGCTCGCCGCGCTCGCGCTGTCGTACCTCGCGACGCTCTACCCGGCGACGAAGGCGGCCCGCCTCAACCCGGTCGACGGGCTGCGGAGCGAGTGA